Below is a genomic region from Desulfobacter sp..
CGAAAGGAATGTTCAGAATTCTGTGTCACGGTTTCGGTTCCCGGATCTGTCTCGGCACCAGCGGAAGTAAAAGCCAGGTCCGAGAATGGGCCTTCAATCTGCCACGTCGGAGGAGTTGGCTTTTGCTGGAGCGGAGTTCCTGGAACCATCTTTTCCATCTGTAAATAAATCCCTATCAAATTCCCAGCTCTTTATCCAGCCGGCCTTCAAAGAAAATTGCCAACTGGGAAATTGTCAGTGACCAGTTTTGAACCGGCATTGTCCATTTCTTACTGGCGTTCTGGATCCCCATGTAAAGCAGCTTTAACAGGCTGTCCTGGTTAGGAAACGATCCCTTTGTTTTGGTCAGTTTTCGAAACTGTCGATGCACAGCCTCAATGGTATTTGTGGTGTATATTATCCGTCGGATCTCTTCTGGATATTTAAAGAAATGACTGAGGCGCTCCCAGTTGTTCCGCCAGGATTTTATCACAATCGGGTATTTGTCATTCCATTTGTTTTCCAAAATATCCAGTTCTTCTTCGGCCAGATCCTTATTAACCGCTTTATAAACACGTTTTAGATCTGCCATAAATTCCTTTTTATTTTTGGAACCAACGTATTTCAATGAATTTCGGATCTGGTGGACTACGCAGAGTTGAACTTCTGTGTCCGGGAATATGGTCTCAATGGCCTCGGGAAAACCTTTCAGACCATCAACACAGGCAATCAGGATATCTTTTACCCCTCGGTTTGAAAGGTCTGTTAACACCTGCAGCCAGAAGTTCGCACCCTCATTCTCGGATATGTACAGCCCAAGAACCTCTTTGCGGCCCTCGATATTCACCCCAAGAATTGTGTAAACGGCTTTGCTGCCGACCTTTCCGTTTTCTCGTACTTTATAATGTATGGCATCAAGCCATACGATTGGGTACACATTTTCCAACGGCCTGGCCTGCCATTCTTTAACGGTATGAATAATTTTATCGGTAATAGCGCTAAGGGTGGCATTTGAAATCTCAAGTCCATAGATTTCCTGTAAATGGGCAGCCATGTCATTATAGCTCATGCCCAGGCCGTAAAGGGCTATTATCTTTCTTTCAATTTCATCGCTGAGCGTTGTTTGGTGTTTTTTGACGATTTGTGGAGAGAAGGTTCCGTTCCGATCACGCGGGGTTTTTAGCTCAAATTTACCATCCAGGGACTTAATGGTCTTTCTGCTTTTTCCATTACGGCGGTTGGCAGAAATTTCCTGTCCGAGATGGGACTCCAACTCTCCTTCAAGAGCAGCTTCCGCAAGATTTTTGATTAATGATGTAAGGACGCCGCCCTTACCTGTGAAGGGTTTACCTTCCTGAATACCTTTAAGAGCTTTTTGAAAATCAAATTCGGTGTTGTCTTCGGTCATGTCAGTTCTCCTTATTTAGCTGAGTATATCAGCTTTGATTCAACTGACACAGAATTTTGAACGCCCTCAAGACGAAAGCAGAGTCAGAAAGGGG
It encodes:
- a CDS encoding IS256 family transposase, which translates into the protein MTEDNTEFDFQKALKGIQEGKPFTGKGGVLTSLIKNLAEAALEGELESHLGQEISANRRNGKSRKTIKSLDGKFELKTPRDRNGTFSPQIVKKHQTTLSDEIERKIIALYGLGMSYNDMAAHLQEIYGLEISNATLSAITDKIIHTVKEWQARPLENVYPIVWLDAIHYKVRENGKVGSKAVYTILGVNIEGRKEVLGLYISENEGANFWLQVLTDLSNRGVKDILIACVDGLKGFPEAIETIFPDTEVQLCVVHQIRNSLKYVGSKNKKEFMADLKRVYKAVNKDLAEEELDILENKWNDKYPIVIKSWRNNWERLSHFFKYPEEIRRIIYTTNTIEAVHRQFRKLTKTKGSFPNQDSLLKLLYMGIQNASKKWTMPVQNWSLTISQLAIFFEGRLDKELGI